The following proteins are co-located in the Solenopsis invicta isolate M01_SB chromosome 7, UNIL_Sinv_3.0, whole genome shotgun sequence genome:
- the LOC120358270 gene encoding uncharacterized protein LOC120358270, whose translation MFDEIRYEINGVEIDRNRNVGITSTLKNYVSLTFDKGMIMQNAGWDMSSTLWENYFNFCVPLNLLLGFCEDYKRMVVNARHELILIRARNDNNSIVATNRTTEPEIELFKVQWRMPHVTLNEVNKLSILRALESGRYLSMSFRSWDLYEYPLLQSTTKHSWTVKTATQLEKPRFVIFALQTGRKNIMSQDATIFDDCNLINVKLYLNSEFYPYDDLNLDFRKSRYSILFDMYQRFRKSYYGRDCYDTLLNVVTFLQRGPFTVIDCSRQNESIKSATVDVRIEFDCKENVPASTTAYCLILHDRVIEYCPLSNVVRKIM comes from the coding sequence atgtttgatgaaattcgatatgaaaTCAACGGTGTGGAAATTGATCGCAACAGAAACGTTGGAATCACTAGTACTCTAAAGAACTATGTATCtcttacgtttgacaaaggAATGATAATGCAGAATGCCGGATGGGACATGTCGTCCACTCTgtgggaaaattatttcaatttttgcgtgCCGCTAAATTTACTGCTGGGCTTTTGCGAGGATTACAAACGCATGGTTGTTAACGCACgccatgaattaattttgatacgagcgcgcaatgataacaattctATTGTGGCAACGAATAGAACGACGGAACCGGAAATTGAATTGTTCAAAGTACAGTGGCGAATGCCACATGTTACGTTAAATGAAGTCAATAAATTGTCCATACTACGAGCTTTGGAAAGCGGGCGATATCTAAGTATGAGTTTTCGTTCCTGGGATCTGTATGAGTACCCCTTGCTGCAGAGCACAACCAAACATTCGTGGACTGTTAAAACTGCAACACAATTAGAAAAGCCTCGATTCGTTATCTTTGCACTACAGACCGGTCGCAAGAATATCATGTCTCAAGATGCTACTATTTTTGACGATTGTAATTTGATCAATgtgaaactttatctcaacTCTGAATTTTATCCGTACGATGACTTGAATCTAGACTTTCGTAAATCTAGATACTCCATCCTGTTTGACATGTACCAACGTTTTCGTAAATCTTATTATGGACGTGATTGCTACGATACGCTGCTTAACGTGGTCACATTTCTGCAAAGAGGACCTTTTACAGTGATTGATTGCTCGCGGCAAAACGAGTCCATCAAAAGTGCTACTGTGGACGTACGCATTGAATTtgattgcaaagaaaatgtGCCAGCGAGCACTACCGCCTATTGCCTTATCTTACATGATCGTGTAATTGAATACTGTCCATTGTCTAacgttgtgcgcaaaatcatgtaa
- the LOC120358233 gene encoding uncharacterized protein LOC120358233, with amino-acid sequence MDKHINLLYVQDDNVGHFALIKNMSRLMSSQLSKKKNKKFFCDRCLHYFSSNDKLEIHTMDCGKINDCAIILPSEDDKWLSFKNYCRKERMPFIVYADLECILEKTEDEKNYQHHRVFSIAYYVHCAYDNSLSMYRFHRDKNCIAWFVEQLKDLAQIVNNILSVNVPMDLTQNDWKKFNNATHCHICEKPFTNEIERVRDHCHLTGRFRGAAHSNCNLNYKDSHYIPIVFHNLSGYDVHFIIKEIATAYEGRIDLLPITKEKYISFTKNDQKNCIKLRFIDSFKFLASSLDKLASFLSKDKLCIMQREYSNLSTENFDLLTRKGVFPYEYVDCVEKLEESCLPPRELFYSSLTGDTVSESDYAHAVNVWQRFSIRTLGDYSNLYLKTDVLLLADIFENFRDSCIASYGLDPAYYYTLPGFTWDAMLKYTHVNFELLTDIDMIMFIERGTRGGLSQCSNRYAQANNKYMKSYDPSKSSSYLMYFDVNNLYGWAMCQPLPYKDFRWVDDVTNFNFMDIALDSPTGYILEIDLEYPQHLHDAHIDLPFCPMRDKPPGKRQDKLLATLYDKKRYVIHYRNLQQCTRHGLRVTKIHRILQFAQSPWLRDYIQLNTDFRTCAKNNFEKNLYKLMNNAVFGKTMENVRNHVDVRLVTKWKGRYGAEAMIAMPNFHSRSVFSENLVAIEMRKLEVKFDKPIYVGMCILDISKTCLYEFHHEYMAPMFREKCKIMYTDTDSLIYNIECDDVYEIIKHDINKFDTSDYAVDNAYGIPLVNKKVPGLMKDENNGAIMTEFIGLRAKMYALRVDGKNDTTKIKGIKSNVVAKSITFDDYTRCLHDEIEMTRQQSSIRSKLHEVYTISETKIALSPYDDKRYIMSDSIDVALGTL; translated from the exons ATGGACAAACATATAAATCTGCTATACGTGCAGGATGACAATGTGGGACATTTTGCGTTGATAAAGAATATGTCCCGTCTCATGAGTTCACAACtcagtaagaaaaagaataagaaattcttttgtgatcg atgtCTACATTATTTTAGTTCGAACGACAAGTTGGAAATTCACACAATGGACTGTGGAAAGATAAACGATTGCGCTATCATATTACCAAGCGAAGATGACAAATGGCtgagctttaaaaattactgtcgaAAGGAACGAATGCCGTTTATCGTATACGCCGATTTGGAATGCATCCTGGAGAAGACTGAGGATGAGAAAAATTACCAGCATCATCGAGTATTTAGCATAGCATATTATGTACACTGTGCGTATGACAATTCGCTATCAATGTATCGGTTTCATCGCGATAAGAATTGTATCGCGTGGTTCGTCGAGCAACTTAAAGATTTAgcacaaattgtaaataatattctgtcgGTTAATGTTCCCATGGATTTAACACAAAacgattggaaaaaatttaacaacgctACACATTGCCACATTTGTGAAAAACCATTTACGAATGAAATAGAACGGGTACGCGATCATTGTCATTTAACCGGTCGATTCAGAGGTGCAGCGCattcaaattgcaatttaaattacaaagattcgCATTATATTCCTATAGTTTTCCATAACTTATCTGGCTACGACGTGCATTTTATCATCAAGGAAATAGCTACAGCATATGAAGGACGAATAGATTTACTTccgataacaaaagaaaaatatatttcgtttacaaaaaatgatcagaaaaattgcataaaattaagatttatcgattctttcaaatttctcgcatctagtctcgataaattggcatcttttcttagtaaagataagctatgcataatgcaacgggaatatagtaatttatcaaCAGAAAATTTCGATCTGTTAACACGAAAAGGTGTCTTCCCATACGAGTATGTTGACTGTGTAGAAAAATTGGAAGAGTCATGTTTGCCACCGcgcgaattattttacagttcatTGACGGGTGACACAGTATCCGAGAGCGATTACGCGCATGCTGTCaacgtgtggcagcggttctccatCCGAACGCTCGGAGATTATAGCaatttatacttgaaaactgACGTACTGTTGTTGGCTGATATCTTTGAGAATTTTCGCGATAGTTGCATCGCGAGTTATGGACTCGATCCcgcatattattatactttacccggttttacgtgggatgcaatgttgaaatatacacatgtaaatttcGAACTGCTAACAGACATTGACATGATCATGTTCATCGAACGTGGCACACGTGGTGGTCTGAGTCAATGTTCGAACAGGTACGCACAGGCCAACAACAAGTACATGAAGtcatacgatccatcgaaatcatcatcgtacctgatgtactttgatgtaaataacttgtatggTTGGGCAATGTGTCAGCCATTACCATACAAAGATTTTCGATGGGTAGATgacgtaacaaattttaattttatggacATCGCGCTAGATTCTCCAACAGGTTACATTCTTGAAATAGACTTAGAATATCCACAACATTTACATGATGCGCACATTGACCTACCGTTCTGTCCAATGCGTGATAAACCGCCCGGCAAGCGGCAAGACAAGCTCCTCGCAACCTTATACGATAAGAAACGTTACGTCATACATTATCGTAACCTGCAGCAGTGTACTCGTCACGGCCTTCGAGTGACAAAAATACATCGCATATTACAGTTTGCACAATcaccatggcttcgcgattatattcagttaaatacagatttcagaacatgcgccaaaaacaatttcgaaaaaaatttatacaaattaatgaacaacGCAGTATTTGGCAAAACCATGGAGAACGTGCGCAATCACGTCGATGTGCGACTTGTGACAAAATGGAAAGGCAGATACGGCGCGGAGGCAATGATCGCTATGCCAAATTTCCACAGTCGTAGTGTCTTTTCAGAGAATTTGGTTGCAATCGAAATGCGTAAGCTTGAGGTGAAATTTGACAAACCAAtctatgtgggtatgtgcatccTTGACATATCTAAGACATGtttgtatgaatttcatcatgaatacatggcgccgatgtttcgcgagaaatgtaaaattatgtatactgaTACGGATagcttaatatataacattgaatgtgatgacgtatacgaaattataaagcacgatattaataaatttgacacgaGTGATTACGCGGTTGATAATGCATACGGTATTCCGcttgttaataaaaaagtgcCAGGTTTAATGAAGGATGAAAAcaatggtgcgatcatgaccgaattcatagggcttagagcaaagatgtatgccTTGCGCGTTGATGGTAAAAACGACACGACGAAAATCAAAGGAATCAAGAGCAACGTTGTGGCAAAATCGATAACTTTCGATGATTACACGCGATGTTTACATGATGAGATTGAAATGACACGACAGCAGTCAAGTATTAGATCGAAATTGCATGAGGTGTATACTATATCCGAAACGAAAATTGCTCTTAGTCCGTATGACGATAAGCGATATATTATGTCAGATTCTATTGACGTTGCCTTGgggacattataa